From one Halosimplex rubrum genomic stretch:
- a CDS encoding PadR family transcriptional regulator gives MHDLTGFQRDILYVTTGLEEPHGLAIKDELDDYYEQEINHGRLYPNLDDLVNKGLLEKGELDKRTNVYTVTQRGLREIEARREWESQYLEDVNAPIPS, from the coding sequence ATGCACGATCTAACTGGGTTCCAGCGGGATATCTTGTACGTAACCACCGGGCTCGAGGAACCACATGGGCTCGCAATCAAGGACGAACTCGACGACTATTACGAGCAGGAGATCAATCATGGCCGCCTCTATCCGAATCTCGACGATCTCGTCAACAAAGGACTGCTGGAGAAGGGCGAACTCGACAAGCGGACGAACGTGTACACAGTCACGCAACGCGGATTGCGGGAAATCGAGGCGCGACGTGAGTGGGAAAGTCAGTATTTAGAAGACGTGAACGCACCCATTCCGTCGTAG
- a CDS encoding DNA-binding protein, protein MSDLIVKAAVKDALSDHNVSADFYDALNEEVAELLDDAAERAEANDRKTVQPRDL, encoded by the coding sequence ATGTCTGACCTAATCGTCAAAGCAGCCGTGAAGGACGCACTTTCGGACCACAACGTCTCGGCAGATTTCTACGACGCCCTCAACGAAGAGGTCGCCGAACTGCTCGACGACGCCGCGGAGCGTGCTGAGGCCAACGATCGGAAGACGGTCCAGCCCCGCGACCTGTAG
- a CDS encoding MarR family transcriptional regulator gives MPVPVGELTSDDRFPIKPDTNEYCALSFLIAHREYGFTRREIVDRTALNKTAVSNTMDRLFEHGLIERVDNVYYVDPSRASELKRRLESLDSLVQFFESAPDDSYAEKGWEQELPTFDPDGKADAPEGNSETAEARAEALIADIEDCRRTE, from the coding sequence ATGCCCGTTCCGGTTGGCGAACTCACGAGTGACGATCGGTTCCCGATCAAGCCGGACACGAACGAGTACTGCGCTCTCAGCTTCCTTATCGCACACCGCGAATACGGCTTCACCCGACGCGAAATCGTAGATCGAACAGCCCTCAACAAGACCGCCGTGTCGAACACGATGGATCGTCTCTTCGAGCACGGGCTTATCGAACGAGTAGACAACGTCTATTACGTTGACCCAAGCCGAGCCAGTGAGCTAAAGCGACGGCTCGAATCGCTCGATTCACTTGTTCAATTCTTCGAGTCAGCACCTGACGACAGCTACGCTGAGAAGGGCTGGGAACAGGAACTCCCGACCTTCGATCCAGATGGAAAAGCCGATGCCCCGGAGGGGAACTCCGAAACGGCAGAAGCACGAGCAGAAGCCCTCATCGCAGATATCGAAGATTGTCGTAGAACGGAATAA
- a CDS encoding DUF7344 domain-containing protein, producing MTATSSESASLAIPMDPDSVFDAIGNRRRRRVLLSLSRAPDEVTADELAVEIAAIENGIDPSKVGSDDRTPVYIALTQRHLETLDGVGAVDYDDRSKTVTSTDATEPLAEYIRRLQTACYKPKSEEST from the coding sequence ATGACCGCGACATCCAGCGAATCGGCGTCACTTGCCATCCCAATGGATCCTGATAGCGTATTCGATGCAATCGGGAACCGTCGCCGTCGTCGCGTCCTGTTGTCCTTGTCACGGGCTCCCGATGAAGTCACTGCTGACGAGCTTGCGGTCGAAATCGCGGCCATCGAAAACGGAATCGACCCCAGCAAAGTCGGGAGCGACGACCGAACCCCAGTCTACATCGCATTGACCCAACGGCATCTTGAGACGCTCGATGGGGTCGGCGCGGTCGACTATGATGACCGTTCGAAGACTGTGACTTCGACGGACGCGACGGAACCGCTCGCCGAATACATTCGTCGACTCCAGACGGCCTGCTACAAGCCCAAGTCGGAGGAATCCACATGA
- a CDS encoding winged helix-turn-helix domain-containing protein, which produces MEPDDPRQQTLQMNRKIWVWDTAENLREMYWGNGMTLKDIATKVGVSITTVHRRMKDRKVPTRGPGPWTRRSTFRTNTDGNEEASGSHRSVDIHQLVMVAEHGTKAVYNRDVHHQTKIAFDNRPTNLELLSHSEHTTLHNRLETHPENQSTLFKFAANGENKPDYLESANT; this is translated from the coding sequence ATGGAACCAGATGACCCACGACAACAGACCCTTCAGATGAATCGTAAAATCTGGGTTTGGGATACAGCCGAAAACCTACGAGAAATGTATTGGGGCAACGGAATGACCCTCAAAGACATCGCAACGAAGGTGGGGGTTTCGATAACAACGGTCCACCGGCGAATGAAAGACCGCAAAGTTCCAACTCGAGGCCCCGGACCATGGACCAGACGCAGTACCTTCCGGACGAATACTGATGGCAACGAGGAAGCGTCCGGATCACACAGATCAGTCGACATCCATCAACTAGTTATGGTCGCTGAGCATGGCACCAAAGCTGTGTACAACCGTGATGTCCATCATCAAACGAAGATTGCCTTCGATAATCGTCCGACTAATCTCGAATTGCTATCGCACAGTGAACACACAACCTTGCATAACAGGTTAGAAACCCATCCTGAAAATCAATCAACGCTCTTCAAATTCGCAGCTAATGGGGAAAACAAACCAGATTATTTGGAATCGGCAAACACATAG
- a CDS encoding DUF7837 family putative zinc-binding protein, with translation MTTNTSLLGYCPDCGDQITQAWLLVEYETSDGENGLWAECPSCEDVVAPE, from the coding sequence ATGACCACAAACACGTCGCTGCTTGGTTACTGTCCGGACTGTGGCGACCAAATTACCCAAGCGTGGCTGCTTGTCGAATATGAGACAAGCGACGGCGAGAACGGTCTTTGGGCGGAGTGCCCCAGCTGCGAGGACGTCGTTGCGCCTGAGTGA
- a CDS encoding DUF7558 family protein, with product MQQTLVGCAFCDAPPGTKTGEAHTWGQDERVTHPICDDCAIQTEPDPDERDHVACDGCGLVVNTLAALTRFRVELGHLEGPLQLCARCSPGGLATYWTCDLEEHLVATPAE from the coding sequence ATGCAGCAAACCCTCGTCGGCTGTGCGTTCTGCGACGCGCCGCCCGGAACCAAGACTGGAGAGGCCCATACCTGGGGACAGGACGAGCGGGTCACCCACCCGATCTGTGACGACTGCGCGATTCAGACGGAGCCGGATCCCGACGAGCGCGATCACGTCGCCTGTGACGGCTGTGGGCTGGTCGTCAACACGCTCGCAGCACTGACCCGGTTCCGGGTCGAACTCGGGCATCTCGAAGGCCCGTTGCAGTTGTGCGCCCGCTGTAGTCCAGGTGGGCTCGCGACGTACTGGACGTGCGACCTCGAGGAGCATCTTGTTGCGACGCCAGCGGAGTGA
- a CDS encoding MarR family transcriptional regulator produces the protein MSSGAIDIEEFEDADADDFEERTDTERIVLFLDEHDDRAWKATTIADQLGLETDAVSAILSRLKERGLVRHKRPYWAITDDEERLQSAYRLHRHHETADEQYGEERLEDLKTDELEDVQ, from the coding sequence ATGTCGAGCGGCGCTATCGATATCGAGGAGTTCGAGGACGCGGATGCCGACGACTTCGAGGAACGAACTGATACCGAGCGGATCGTGTTGTTCCTCGACGAGCACGACGACCGTGCGTGGAAGGCGACGACGATCGCCGACCAACTCGGGCTGGAGACGGACGCGGTCAGTGCGATTCTGTCCCGCCTGAAGGAGCGCGGGCTCGTGCGACACAAGCGTCCGTACTGGGCAATCACGGACGACGAGGAACGGCTGCAGTCCGCCTATCGGCTCCACCGCCACCACGAGACGGCTGACGAACAGTACGGCGAGGAGCGGCTTGAAGACCTCAAGACCGACGAGCTGGAGGACGTACAGTGA
- a CDS encoding type II toxin-antitoxin system PemK/MazF family toxin, with protein sequence MTAFEDLERGDIVWASDPLSGKGRPMLVLGTPQFPTHGVQLITVLISTKTYHEESLTLRDDDYAGDSLGKRSHVLPWSVATLTSTADVDHYLTSLVDDRIEDVVNQLTDYISA encoded by the coding sequence GTGACGGCATTCGAAGACCTGGAACGTGGCGACATCGTTTGGGCGAGCGACCCGCTCTCGGGGAAAGGCCGCCCGATGCTCGTGCTCGGAACTCCCCAATTCCCGACCCACGGCGTGCAACTCATCACGGTCCTCATCTCCACGAAGACCTACCACGAGGAGTCACTCACACTCCGAGATGACGACTACGCGGGTGACTCACTCGGGAAACGAAGTCACGTCCTCCCGTGGTCGGTTGCGACGCTCACCAGTACTGCAGACGTCGACCACTATCTGACTTCGCTCGTCGACGACCGCATCGAGGACGTGGTGAACCAGCTGACTGACTACATTTCCGCGTAA
- a CDS encoding DUF7437 domain-containing protein has product MEHDANRADGDIVQDFLSVADLLEEPQLAQLYAYLAREGEATVQNVMDDLELAQGTAYSYVNRLVDAGVLTVTDDEQPRRYAPREIDLTVTTAAGDREYTITPALIDAVGRRETDADIDTYIDRHGVAGLATALTYAIARERGEVTHRLMAEDLDISPLAAEMILQALRPVVHEHYDTEESGAGLDELDIDGDAADDA; this is encoded by the coding sequence GTGGAACACGACGCAAACCGCGCCGACGGCGACATCGTCCAGGACTTCCTCTCGGTCGCGGACCTCCTCGAGGAGCCACAGCTCGCCCAGCTGTACGCGTACCTCGCCCGGGAGGGCGAGGCGACCGTCCAGAACGTGATGGACGACCTCGAACTCGCCCAGGGAACGGCTTACAGCTACGTCAACCGGCTCGTCGACGCCGGCGTCCTCACTGTCACCGACGACGAGCAACCCCGACGATACGCCCCCCGTGAGATCGACCTGACCGTGACGACGGCTGCTGGTGACCGCGAGTACACGATCACGCCGGCGCTCATCGACGCCGTCGGCCGCCGCGAGACGGACGCCGACATCGACACCTACATCGACCGCCACGGTGTCGCCGGCCTCGCGACCGCGCTCACCTACGCGATTGCTCGGGAGCGTGGGGAAGTGACCCACCGGCTGATGGCGGAGGACCTCGACATCTCGCCGCTGGCTGCAGAGATGATCCTCCAGGCGCTCCGGCCCGTCGTCCACGAGCACTACGACACCGAGGAGTCTGGGGCGGGACTCGACGAGTTGGACATCGACGGCGACGCGGCTGACGACGCGTGA
- a CDS encoding MarR family transcriptional regulator yields the protein MRFDADWMSRADDRILEHLSEDGPDTPKEMADSDRVRFSRQHINARCKTLVEYGLLVHLGNGVYDITREGEQYLAGDLDARDLDHEQR from the coding sequence ATGCGATTTGACGCCGACTGGATGTCTCGCGCCGATGACCGCATTCTGGAGCATCTCTCTGAGGACGGCCCTGATACCCCCAAGGAAATGGCTGATAGCGACCGCGTCCGGTTCTCCCGGCAACACATCAACGCCCGCTGCAAGACACTCGTCGAATATGGACTCCTCGTCCACCTCGGCAACGGTGTCTACGACATCACACGAGAGGGCGAGCAGTATCTCGCCGGCGACCTCGACGCTCGTGACCTCGACCACGAACAGCGTTAG
- a CDS encoding HalOD1 output domain-containing protein, producing MHSPPADSSGGPNDLVVEIIETLETCGLEDDGYQLHDYVDIDALEQLLASSDGDIAVQFTVEGIPLEVSPDGVDVIVEDESECVNE from the coding sequence ATGCATTCCCCTCCAGCGGACAGTTCGGGCGGACCGAATGACCTCGTCGTCGAGATCATCGAGACACTGGAGACATGCGGGCTCGAAGACGACGGCTATCAACTCCACGATTACGTGGACATCGATGCGCTCGAACAGTTGCTTGCCTCATCCGATGGGGACATCGCCGTCCAGTTTACTGTCGAAGGGATTCCACTCGAGGTCTCACCGGACGGTGTCGACGTCATCGTCGAGGATGAGTCCGAGTGCGTCAACGAATAA
- a CDS encoding DUF7342 family protein — protein sequence MADSESTNGPPPFEDAFSGEDVEQRIYGTILQTREPATASAITERVDCDPKTARKYLDWFADLGIVTRHDGHPATYERNDAYFEWRRINQLAADHSVEELQVRVRELTTRITDYEAVYDAGTPAAVDAVAVAEGSDERTIDDVYSDLGDWETAREERERYERARQQRTGAEGEQASG from the coding sequence ATGGCCGATTCAGAATCCACGAATGGACCGCCGCCGTTTGAAGACGCCTTCAGCGGCGAGGATGTCGAACAGCGCATCTACGGAACCATCCTCCAGACCCGCGAGCCCGCCACCGCGAGCGCGATCACGGAGCGCGTCGACTGTGACCCGAAGACCGCCCGGAAGTACCTCGACTGGTTCGCAGACCTCGGCATCGTCACGCGCCACGACGGGCATCCGGCCACCTACGAACGCAACGACGCGTACTTCGAGTGGCGCCGCATCAACCAGCTCGCCGCAGACCACTCTGTCGAGGAACTACAGGTACGCGTTCGCGAGCTGACGACGCGAATCACCGACTACGAAGCGGTGTACGACGCCGGGACGCCGGCCGCGGTCGACGCCGTCGCCGTCGCGGAGGGGAGCGACGAGCGGACGATCGACGACGTGTACAGTGACCTCGGCGACTGGGAAACCGCTCGGGAAGAGCGCGAGCGCTATGAACGCGCCCGCCAGCAACGCACCGGTGCCGAGGGCGAACAGGCGTCCGGGTAG
- a CDS encoding MBL fold metallo-hydrolase: protein MLLRVDGLLADQTVCVLVDAGANVSTTDLLDEDANEYLSAVCLTHAHLDHYQSLGTTLDHAAPVYAATDTAQMLEDVFAAGADHYELSNTDRVLEQLEPIAEWTQVVPGLRVHPVPAGHTPGAAGFLFDVTDGDERRTILVTGDFTNRRAAGYPGFDPDLPVDVDVLVLTAATSEAYEPTLTDAVATICERVRAGSTVLATASGLTGLQIAYLLGHLADHRDETLPITLVGHVAKLYDRLDYTVPNVEATPEFADPTDVLAADGVTIAGPEVPVDGSAERLFGIISDDPGATLVQLINGGSFPVTSAACTTYQFSLSNHPTPETLDGVVEGLSPVHVVITHQQGAAADQYKDKYDSFVWATDDTTCYTLLDESGWTPPPWVTESTTRRVQAGTNTSGRQLGDAVEDLEMPLPNVTRVDDVDLGAEGLDLERLRDRLPTGRVGQPPDGASDDQQGDDGSTAATESVRADGMAGEWAGTTDEPDVETALTSIDARLERIETAVTDRGIGARVVDAGDDTLLLRLDNPPEHLEHGQRLRVLLQDGVVSENADGHADRES, encoded by the coding sequence GTGCTCCTCCGGGTTGATGGATTGCTCGCCGACCAAACAGTCTGCGTGCTCGTCGATGCTGGAGCGAACGTGTCGACTACTGATCTCCTCGACGAGGACGCCAATGAGTATCTCTCCGCGGTCTGCTTGACGCACGCCCATCTCGATCACTACCAGTCCCTCGGCACGACCCTCGACCACGCCGCACCAGTGTACGCCGCCACTGATACCGCTCAGATGCTCGAGGATGTCTTCGCAGCTGGCGCGGACCACTACGAGCTATCGAACACTGACCGCGTTCTCGAACAACTGGAACCGATTGCAGAATGGACGCAGGTCGTTCCAGGGCTCCGTGTGCATCCCGTTCCGGCGGGACACACGCCGGGCGCAGCGGGCTTCCTCTTCGACGTCACTGACGGCGACGAACGACGAACGATTCTCGTCACCGGTGATTTCACGAACCGTCGCGCTGCCGGCTATCCCGGCTTCGATCCCGACCTGCCCGTGGACGTCGACGTCCTCGTGCTCACGGCCGCAACCAGTGAGGCGTATGAACCGACGCTCACCGACGCAGTCGCCACGATCTGTGAACGCGTCCGGGCTGGCTCGACGGTTCTCGCGACGGCCAGTGGCCTGACCGGGCTCCAGATAGCGTACCTCCTCGGGCATCTCGCCGACCACCGCGACGAGACGCTGCCGATCACGCTTGTGGGCCACGTCGCAAAACTCTACGACCGCCTCGACTATACCGTGCCGAACGTCGAAGCGACACCCGAATTTGCTGACCCAACGGATGTACTGGCGGCGGACGGCGTGACGATTGCCGGACCGGAGGTGCCGGTCGACGGGAGCGCCGAACGGCTCTTCGGAATAATTTCGGACGACCCCGGGGCAACACTCGTCCAGCTCATCAACGGCGGGAGTTTCCCGGTGACGAGTGCGGCGTGTACGACCTACCAGTTTTCGCTCAGTAATCACCCCACTCCGGAAACCCTCGACGGTGTGGTCGAGGGCCTCTCGCCAGTTCACGTGGTCATCACCCATCAACAGGGGGCGGCCGCGGACCAGTACAAGGACAAGTACGATAGTTTCGTCTGGGCGACCGACGACACGACCTGCTATACGTTACTGGACGAGTCGGGCTGGACACCGCCCCCGTGGGTGACGGAATCAACAACCCGCCGCGTGCAGGCCGGGACGAACACAAGTGGACGGCAGCTCGGCGACGCGGTCGAGGACCTAGAGATGCCACTCCCGAACGTCACGCGCGTCGATGACGTCGATCTCGGTGCGGAAGGCCTCGACCTGGAGCGGCTTCGTGATCGGCTCCCCACCGGACGCGTGGGACAGCCGCCGGACGGCGCCAGTGACGACCAGCAGGGTGACGACGGTAGTACGGCGGCGACAGAAAGTGTGCGGGCCGACGGGATGGCCGGTGAGTGGGCGGGGACGACCGATGAGCCGGATGTCGAGACGGCACTCACGAGTATCGACGCTCGGCTCGAGCGAATCGAAACGGCAGTGACCGATCGAGGAATTGGTGCTCGTGTTGTCGACGCTGGCGATGACACCCTCCTGCTTCGACTCGACAACCCGCCAGAACACCTCGAACATGGCCAGCGGCTGCGCGTGCTGCTTCAAGACGGGGTGGTCTCGGAGAATGCCGACGGACACGCTGACCGTGAAAGCTAG
- a CDS encoding putative quinol monooxygenase gives MTDANVALLVRLQAQSGKESDVEEFLRSALPMAEEEPDTTTWFALRMDDSTFGIFDTFPDESGREAHLSGEIAAALEENADELFAEPPEIEEVDVLEAKLP, from the coding sequence ATGACCGACGCAAACGTCGCCCTCCTCGTTCGACTCCAAGCACAGTCCGGCAAAGAATCCGATGTCGAGGAATTCCTCCGTTCGGCACTGCCGATGGCCGAGGAAGAACCGGACACCACCACGTGGTTCGCGCTCCGCATGGACGATTCGACGTTCGGCATCTTCGACACCTTTCCGGATGAATCCGGTCGGGAAGCGCATCTCTCGGGCGAAATCGCTGCTGCCTTGGAGGAAAACGCGGACGAGCTGTTCGCAGAACCGCCGGAGATAGAAGAAGTCGACGTACTGGAGGCCAAACTCCCCTAA